TGGGAATGGAGGATGTGTTGAAGAGGAGGGGGGTTGCGCCTTCGAGAGACATAGAGAAGGAGGTGTTCCCGAGGGTCCAGCGATAGGAGGCGTTAAAGTGGTCGACGGTTAGTTTGTAGGTGTGGTCGACGGAGAGGGCAGGGGTGAGGACGGGGAAGGGGATGACTTTGGTTTCGTCGAAGAGGATGGTGGAAGCAGTTGTGTTGCTGCCGACTTCGTTGACCCAGGGCTTGGAAGGCGTTGTCTGGGTTTTGAGCAAGGTGTCATAGGACAAAGTGGCTGTCGCGTTGATGATCTGGTTGATTCCTGTGTTGGGGGCGCGGATCGTGTAGTCCCCTGCAGGCTGGTCGAGCTTCACGAATACCGAGTAGCGTCCACCGTTGCTAATCGTGATGCCGTTGACCTCCATGGGCTCGATGTAGCGGCCGTCAATCGCATAGACGTACATGCTGTGCTCGTCGATGGAGGCCGTGGGTGTTGACACGCCTGCGGAGGTGATCAAATCGAAACTCACCCAGCTTGCAGCCGGGTTTACTTTGATGACTTCCTTCGGGCCCTGAGTTGGCGTGCAGCCGGAATAGAAACTCTTGGGCATTAGGCTGATGTTGCGCCAGAAGTGGCCTTCGAGAACCTCAATTGGTGGCATGCATCCGGTATCAGTGACAGTGTTATTTCCAAGCAATCCCTTCTGCGCAGCCGAAGTCAATGCATTAAGCCTCTTCCTTGGCAGACAGTGCTGCGACCCCTTGCCATTGATAAGGATAATGTTGGTACAGAATCCGTCCAATCCAGTCATCTGTTCGGTGCGATATGTCTCTTCGGACGTCAAGCGACGCCAGTCCGAAAACAAGATTGGCTGCGAGTTTTTCTCCGCTTCGTGCATTTGCAGAAGTTCGACCGGGTCCTTGGTGATCTTATCAAACGGCCTCTCCACAGAGTCGTCGGCCAGGATGTGAATGGCGCCGTACAGACCATCGTCGATTTGACCTCTGCGGTGCGCATGGTAGAAGTAGCTGCCGTACTGGGTCGCCTTCCATCTGTAGACGAATTCGTCACCGGGTTCAATTGGTAGTTGGGAAAGACCTGGAACGCCATCAGACCATGGCGTGCCTTGCTGCTCGATACCTGGATTCGTCAGATTTAGACCAACATGGATTAACCGGGAGACTTGCCGTGAAAATGAACCGTAGTTGAAAAAGGCATCTGATTCTTGACCACAAACTCGACACTATCTCCCTGTCGCAATCGCAACGTCGGTGCCGGTAATTTTCCATTACTCAAAATCGCCTTTCTCGTGAACCCAGCACCATCATAATCCTCCCACGTCAGATTCAAATCAACCCGGACCGTTCTCGTGTCGCCCGTCTCAAAGCCATATCCACCAGATACCCATTGTACAAGGCAGAGAAACACCAGCAGAGCCAGCTTTCCGTATTCCTTCATGATGTCCTCCGTAACGCGATTCTCCGCTTGTCACTTGTCTGGGGGCTTccgaaggaagaaaaaagtgACCCAACTCAGGGAGCAGTGCCTATTAAGTCAAACTGGATCGATGAATAGACCCTCCTTGACCCTAACCGAGTTGTCCTGTGCCTCGTATTCCTTCATCGTATCACGCGTGGGCCCCTAACGATAGCTCCAGCCAGTTCAGCAAATCACGGTTCGGGCCCGGCGATACGGTACTTTAATCCAACAGCAAGCCCGAATCATGACTCGACGACCCTGCCGGAAAAAAATCTTtccaaaaatatatatacgAGCATCGCCTAATTGGCCGCTGACAGCTCCAATAACAACTGCGGGTGTATTGTGTGCTGGTGTGTAAGGGGCGGTGATGGTCTCAGCGTCAATGCTAATGCGCTATAGTACGCATAAAGTTTTA
This Aspergillus chevalieri M1 DNA, chromosome 3, nearly complete sequence DNA region includes the following protein-coding sequences:
- a CDS encoding uncharacterized protein (CAZy:AA1;~COG:Q;~EggNog:ENOG410PJMK;~InterPro:IPR008972,IPR011707,IPR011706,IPR033138, IPR002355,IPR001117;~PFAM:PF00394,PF07731,PF07732;~go_function: GO:0005507 - copper ion binding [Evidence IEA];~go_function: GO:0016491 - oxidoreductase activity [Evidence IEA];~go_process: GO:0055114 - oxidation-reduction process [Evidence IEA]), translating into MPFSTTVHFHGIEQQGTPWSDGVPGLSQLPIEPGDEFVYRWKATQYGSYFYHAHRRGQIDDGLYGAIHILADDSVERPFDKITKDPVELLQMHEAEKNSQPILFSDWRRLTSEETYRTEQMTGLDGFCTNIILINGKGSQHCLPRKRLNALTSAAQKGLLGNNTVTDTGCMPPIEVLEGHFWRNISLMPKSFYSGCTPTQGPKEVIKVNPAASWVSFDLITSAGVSTPTASIDEHSMYVYAIDGRYIEPMEVNGITISNGGRYSVFVKLDQPAGDYTIRAPNTGINQIINATATLSYDTLLKTQTTPSKPWVNEVGSNTTASTILFDETKVIPFPVLTPALSVDHTYKLTVDHFNASYRWTLGNTSFSMSLEGATPLLFNTSSIPTDLTITTRNGSWVDLIMVVKTPVQPPHPIHKHSNKYFVIGQGNGDFNYSSVAEAMQHIPESFNFKAPQIRDTFNTPAAETGPTWLAIRYQVVNPGPFLLHCHLQVHLSGGMAIALLDGVDKWPVVPEGYRLPVLED